The following coding sequences are from one Veillonella rodentium window:
- the rnpM gene encoding RNase P modulator RnpM, which yields MKQKSQPMRTCVGCGESKVKRELIRVALSPDGVISIDRTGKAPGRGAYLCSSVSCFEQAYKAKRLERSLKHSVSQEIYEQLRRDFQETE from the coding sequence ATGAAACAGAAATCCCAACCTATGCGTACCTGTGTAGGCTGTGGTGAGTCCAAGGTAAAACGGGAACTAATTCGCGTGGCCTTGAGTCCGGATGGCGTTATCAGCATTGACCGCACCGGTAAAGCACCGGGACGAGGCGCTTATCTATGTTCATCCGTTTCCTGTTTTGAGCAGGCCTATAAGGCAAAACGATTGGAGCGATCGTTAAAACATAGTGTATCTCAAGAGATATACGAACAACTTCGACGTGATTTTCAAGAGACCGAGTAA
- a CDS encoding L7Ae/L30e/S12e/Gadd45 family ribosomal protein, with the protein MNEDKILNLLGLAQRAGKVISGDFIVEKAIKRKEPKLVLLAGDCASNNEKKYIQLADIHHIPLCSIATKEALGTAIGKDVRVVVAVLDDGFAKALLKEIDR; encoded by the coding sequence ATGAATGAAGATAAAATTTTAAATCTCTTAGGATTAGCACAACGAGCAGGTAAGGTGATTTCCGGTGATTTTATCGTGGAAAAAGCCATTAAGAGAAAGGAGCCCAAGTTGGTTCTTCTCGCGGGTGATTGTGCATCCAACAATGAAAAGAAATATATACAATTAGCAGATATACATCATATCCCGCTTTGCAGTATTGCCACGAAAGAGGCTTTAGGTACGGCCATTGGCAAGGATGTTCGGGTAGTGGTAGCCGTATTGGATGATGGATTTGCAAAAGCATTATTAAAAGAGATTGATCGATAA
- the rimP gene encoding ribosome maturation factor RimP: MKREAVEEFVSSVVEGIIAGTDMELVDVDYVRERDWYLRVYIDKPGGVDLDDCQGVSEKLSAVLDEKDPIKENYLLEVSSPGLDRVLKKDKDLVRYNGRDVDIQLFKPINGSKQYMGTLQGFTDTTIDFTINGESISFERSAIAQIRLHLDF; encoded by the coding sequence ATGAAAAGAGAGGCGGTAGAGGAATTTGTTTCCTCTGTAGTTGAAGGCATTATAGCCGGCACCGATATGGAATTAGTCGATGTGGACTATGTTCGCGAAAGGGACTGGTATCTGCGCGTTTACATTGATAAACCCGGTGGTGTGGATTTGGACGATTGCCAAGGGGTAAGCGAAAAGTTAAGTGCGGTCCTCGATGAAAAGGATCCGATTAAGGAAAACTATTTATTGGAGGTATCCTCTCCAGGTCTTGATCGGGTGTTAAAAAAGGACAAGGATTTAGTTCGTTATAACGGCCGTGATGTGGATATTCAGCTATTTAAACCTATTAACGGCAGTAAACAATATATGGGCACGTTACAAGGTTTTACGGATACAACTATCGATTTTACAATCAATGGTGAAAGCATTTCATTCGAACGGTCTGCTATTGCACAAATTCGATTACATCTTGATTTTTAA
- a CDS encoding lytic transglycosylase domain-containing protein, producing MKRTTATALSCVILGWFYFAHLDDFVARQFVYPFDYRAEVMAAAEKEDVSPALVASVILAESKYRNTAESETGALGLMQLMPETARWIAEQVGHGNYTDRQLKEPATNIELGTWYLAHLLKDFNGDEVMALAAYNAGRGHVEAWLQENKWNGMVDTIPFPETRSYVKAVLQYQERYEALYGPDY from the coding sequence ATGAAACGCACAACAGCAACGGCGTTATCATGCGTCATTTTGGGCTGGTTTTATTTTGCCCATCTTGACGATTTTGTAGCGCGCCAGTTTGTATATCCCTTTGACTATCGGGCGGAGGTTATGGCCGCCGCTGAAAAAGAAGATGTATCTCCCGCGTTAGTGGCCAGTGTGATTCTCGCTGAAAGCAAGTATAGAAATACGGCGGAATCCGAAACAGGTGCTCTCGGATTGATGCAGCTCATGCCGGAGACGGCACGCTGGATAGCGGAGCAGGTGGGACATGGTAACTATACCGACAGGCAATTAAAGGAACCGGCAACGAATATCGAATTAGGAACCTGGTATTTAGCACACCTGTTAAAAGATTTTAACGGCGATGAAGTGATGGCTTTAGCCGCATATAATGCGGGGCGCGGGCATGTTGAAGCATGGTTACAGGAAAATAAATGGAACGGGATGGTTGATACCATACCATTTCCTGAAACGCGAAGCTATGTAAAGGCCGTATTACAATATCAAGAAAGGTATGAAGCTTTATATGGACCAGATTATTGA
- the nusA gene encoding transcription termination factor NusA, which produces MSQELIQAVMVLTKQKGFAPEVIFESLEAALLQAYRKEPTSNPDAYVVIDRETGDYKVMAKKQVVETVELPETEISLSDARKKDKRFEIGDIVEVDVTPANFGRSAAHTAKQMLIQRLKEAERSVVYEEYYSREGDIITGVIIRVEGKNVFIDLGKTEAILPPTEQIATETYREGDRIKCYIVEVKKTTKGPQIMISRTHPGLLKRLFELEVPEIYEGVVELKSVAREPGMRSKIAVYSRDENIDPVGSCVGPKGQRVQHIVDELHDEKIDIVKWDEDPAIYIANSLSPAKVVSVDVSEEEKSSYVVVPDYQLSLAIGKAGQNARLAAKLTNWKIDIKSETQAAEDPFTGFDTAEDGE; this is translated from the coding sequence GTGAGTCAAGAATTAATTCAAGCGGTGATGGTGCTTACAAAGCAAAAAGGTTTTGCTCCCGAGGTTATTTTCGAGTCTTTGGAGGCTGCATTATTACAGGCGTATCGCAAAGAACCTACATCTAATCCTGATGCATATGTTGTGATTGACCGTGAAACCGGCGATTATAAGGTAATGGCAAAAAAACAAGTTGTTGAAACTGTAGAGTTGCCGGAAACAGAAATCAGTTTATCGGATGCCCGAAAAAAGGATAAGCGTTTTGAAATCGGCGATATCGTTGAGGTGGATGTAACACCCGCCAATTTCGGACGTAGTGCTGCACATACGGCAAAACAGATGCTTATTCAACGATTGAAGGAAGCGGAACGAAGTGTAGTTTACGAAGAATATTACAGCCGTGAAGGTGATATTATCACCGGTGTTATTATACGTGTTGAAGGTAAGAATGTATTTATCGACCTCGGTAAGACAGAAGCGATTTTACCGCCTACAGAGCAAATTGCAACGGAAACCTATCGCGAGGGTGACCGTATCAAATGTTACATTGTAGAGGTTAAGAAGACGACTAAAGGTCCTCAAATCATGATTTCCCGTACACATCCTGGATTGTTAAAACGACTGTTTGAGTTAGAAGTACCGGAAATTTATGAAGGTGTGGTAGAGCTTAAATCCGTTGCACGTGAACCGGGGATGCGTTCTAAAATCGCCGTGTACAGCCGTGATGAAAACATCGACCCTGTAGGTTCCTGTGTAGGGCCGAAGGGACAACGTGTACAACACATTGTAGATGAACTTCATGATGAAAAAATCGATATCGTTAAATGGGATGAGGATCCGGCGATTTATATCGCCAACTCGTTAAGTCCTGCAAAGGTCGTATCCGTCGATGTGAGTGAAGAGGAAAAATCCTCCTATGTGGTGGTGCCGGATTACCAATTGTCCTTAGCAATCGGCAAGGCCGGTCAAAATGCAAGGCTTGCAGCAAAATTAACGAATTGGAAAATCGATATTAAGAGTGAAACACAGGCGGCAGAGGATCCTTTCACGGGATTCGATACTGCTGAGGATGGTGAATAG